Below is a genomic region from Candidatus Zixiibacteriota bacterium.
CAAGACGATTTAAATAAAAAGGGCCGCCAATTAGATAATCCTACTAAATAAATATTTGATATGCCTGATGAATTGAATGAAAAATTTAGAAAAGATAAGAGAATATGGGAAACTTGCGCTCATACTTATGAAGAATATATTGTTGGTGGGCATCCTGATGTTAGGGCATATGAAGAATATGAAGAAAAATTAATTGATCAGATTTTACATCATCTGATTAGTACACATAACCCAGGGTGTCCCACTCCCGCCCAAAAACGGGAGTGGGTTGCCTCATCGTTTACGCCAATGTTTCATTGAAAGCAAAGCACATTATATATATCCTATCCTACCCCAAGAACGGATACTTGTAATCCGTCGGCGGGATGAAATTCTCCTTGATGGTGCGCGGCGAGGCCCATCTTATCAGGTTCAGCAGACTGCCCGCCTTGTCATTGGTGCCGGAGGCGCGGCCGCCGCCGAATGGCTGTTGTCCCACCACTGCGCCGGTCGGCTTGTCGTTGATATAGAAATTGCCGGCGGCATGACGTAAAGCCTTGGTCGCCTTAACTACAGCCTCCCGTTCGGTGGCGAAAATTGCGCCGGTTAAAGCATACGGCGAGGTGGAATCGCACAGCTCTAAGGTTTTCTCGTAATCGGAGTCCTCATATACATACACAGTTATCACCGGACCGAATATCTCCTCCTCGATAAGCTTGAAATGCGGATTAGTCGTCTCCACTAATGTCGGCTCGATAAAGTAGCCGACCGAATCATCATACTTGCCGCCGTAAACGAATTCACCATCGCTTGAGTCTTTGACATAATCGATATAAGCAGTGATAGAATCGAAGGCATTCTTATCGATAATGGCGTTGATGAAATTCGACATATTAGCGGGGTCGCCCATCTTTATTTCCTTGGCCTGCGCAATCAGGATATTCTTAACTTCCGGCCAGAGCGATTTCGGTATATATGCCCGTGAGGCAGCTGAGCATTTCTGTCCCTGGAACTCGAAAGCGCCGCGCGTAATAGCGGTGGCAACCTGGGCGGCATTCGAGGAATTGTGCACCACGATAAAATCTTTACCGCCGGTTTCGCCCACGATGCGCGGATACGATTTATAGTTTTTGATATTCTCGCCAACTGTGCGCCACATCGATTGAAATACAGCGGTACTGCCGGTGAAATGGATGCCGGCCAGATTTTCGTTTTTGAGAATTAGTTCGCCGACATCAGCGCCGCGCGCCGTTACCATATTGATAACACCATCGGGAAGGCCTGCCTCTTTGAATATCCTCATAATGAAATACGCTGTATAGACCGCGCTTGAGGCAGGTTTCCAGACTACGGTATTGCCCATCACCGCTGGAGCGGAGGGCAGATTGCCGGC
It encodes:
- the pruA gene encoding L-glutamate gamma-semialdehyde dehydrogenase, translating into MGNFRVPVPTNEPIRAYAPGSADRDNILKAIDKLRQTQIEAPMVIGGKEVTASDKVKMTEPHDHNRVLGHYNKGGRAEVEAAIKAAADAKPAWEAMPAEERYAIFLKAADLIAGPYRYEFNAACMLAHSKNIFQAEIDAVCELVDFLRYNVYYAQQIYDMQPDNQPALWNRVEYRPLEGFVFAVTPFNFVSIAGNLPSAPAVMGNTVVWKPASSAVYTAYFIMRIFKEAGLPDGVINMVTARGADVGELILKNENLAGIHFTGSTAVFQSMWRTVGENIKNYKSYPRIVGETGGKDFIVVHNSSNAAQVATAITRGAFEFQGQKCSAASRAYIPKSLWPEVKNILIAQAKEIKMGDPANMSNFINAIIDKNAFDSITAYIDYVKDSSDGEFVYGGKYDDSVGYFIEPTLVETTNPHFKLIEEEIFGPVITVYVYEDSDYEKTLELCDSTSPYALTGAIFATEREAVVKATKALRHAAGNFYINDKPTGAVVGQQPFGGGRASGTNDKAGSLLNLIRWASPRTIKENFIPPTDYKYPFLG